A part of Desulfobacter sp. genomic DNA contains:
- a CDS encoding M48 family metallopeptidase has translation MYQWYPQSSPASIYRARLEGPLNHQTTILVYPSAVKFRRLTKRWGSCTRDNEIILNYDAVKLPFTLIDYIVVHELVHIKHKDHSKAFYQELAKYMPDWELLEEKLCGMKL, from the coding sequence ATTTACCAATGGTACCCACAGTCATCACCAGCCAGCATATATAGAGCCAGGCTGGAAGGACCGCTTAATCACCAAACGACAATTCTGGTATATCCTTCTGCTGTGAAGTTCCGTAGATTAACCAAACGCTGGGGAAGCTGTACCAGGGACAATGAAATCATCCTGAATTATGATGCCGTAAAACTACCCTTTACCCTGATAGATTATATCGTTGTCCATGAGCTGGTTCATATCAAGCATAAGGACCATTCCAAGGCTTTTTATCAGGAACTCGCCAAATACATGCCTGACTGGGAACTGCTTGAAGAAAAACTTTGTGGGATGAAGTTATGA
- a CDS encoding HAMP domain-containing protein: protein MGIKLKIGMLMALSILTMLIIGGGAFWVISSVADSSDKIVSAFGKVNGMIPKLQDSGKNVSLTLNADRDAYQAYVAQLEAKGTHDAEGINKADAGNLENIQQVHDRIKSASATFSKEMLNTYDKFQKLFPQWQELSRKTIALCHEYSETYRSREEVIKTAEKAFSSMRTLMNDITEMFEAKIASSPENNLNYATAVNFVVNADRDAYQAMEARIRAMIAEDLKALDSYDSDNAENIEQVSERMEEASAEYDKAMMDKYNQFKGFYETWKTASREAIKLSGTLMKNRTMLSKVETASLGKFGETRDVIDTIGTQSDELSQSYISLAQKEAEKVNRLAKESKDTVSSMIKVSIIFFIAVLLVLVAVSAVVVGALVKPINNAADGLRDISEGEGDLTTRLTVSTKDEVGLLSESFNKFIEKLHQMITDIKQGVETLSSSSTEMASIADDMSNSSDQTSQRADAVAAASEEMNSNMSSVAAAMEESSINLNTVASAAEEMNSTINEIAGNAEKARSVTLNAVSKADESRTIMDGLSGSANAIGKVVETITDISEQVNLLSLNATIEAARAGEAGKGFAVVANEIKDLAKQTSEASLDIKNRIEDIQQSSASSLNSIEEISEVITDVNDIVSTIATAVEEQSSATSEIAQNINQASTGIEEVNSNVNQSSAVSAEISQDITGVNESSREIAERSSQVKLSAEDLSKLASKLDEMVGRFKV, encoded by the coding sequence ATGGGAATTAAATTGAAAATCGGAATGTTGATGGCGTTGTCAATTCTAACAATGTTGATTATTGGTGGAGGTGCCTTTTGGGTTATATCATCGGTAGCTGATAGTTCAGATAAGATTGTGTCTGCTTTTGGAAAAGTGAATGGTATGATTCCCAAATTGCAGGACTCAGGGAAAAATGTTTCTCTTACTCTAAATGCAGATAGAGATGCTTATCAGGCATATGTTGCCCAATTAGAGGCAAAAGGGACACACGATGCCGAGGGTATAAACAAAGCGGATGCAGGTAATCTGGAAAATATCCAGCAGGTTCATGACCGGATTAAAAGCGCTTCAGCAACCTTTAGCAAAGAAATGCTTAACACCTATGATAAATTCCAAAAATTGTTTCCCCAATGGCAGGAATTGAGTCGAAAAACGATTGCTCTGTGCCATGAATACAGTGAAACCTATCGTAGCCGTGAGGAAGTTATAAAGACTGCCGAAAAAGCATTTTCGTCAATGCGAACATTGATGAATGATATCACAGAGATGTTTGAAGCGAAAATAGCCTCTTCCCCTGAAAACAATCTGAACTACGCAACAGCGGTTAATTTTGTGGTCAACGCGGATCGGGATGCCTACCAGGCGATGGAGGCAAGAATACGGGCAATGATTGCGGAGGATTTAAAAGCCCTTGATTCTTATGACTCCGATAACGCAGAAAACATTGAACAGGTTAGCGAACGGATGGAGGAGGCTTCCGCAGAATATGATAAGGCAATGATGGATAAATACAATCAGTTTAAAGGGTTTTATGAAACCTGGAAAACTGCCAGTCGTGAAGCCATTAAGCTTAGCGGCACTTTAATGAAAAACCGCACCATGTTGTCCAAAGTTGAAACTGCTTCTTTGGGCAAGTTCGGTGAAACTCGTGACGTTATAGATACCATTGGGACTCAAAGTGATGAGTTGTCGCAGAGTTATATTTCGTTAGCACAGAAGGAAGCTGAAAAGGTTAACCGGCTGGCCAAAGAATCTAAAGATACGGTATCTTCAATGATAAAGGTATCCATCATATTCTTCATTGCAGTTTTATTGGTTCTTGTAGCTGTATCTGCTGTTGTGGTCGGGGCCCTAGTCAAACCAATAAATAATGCGGCTGACGGCCTTAGAGATATTTCAGAAGGAGAAGGGGATTTGACCACTCGCTTGACAGTCTCAACCAAAGATGAGGTCGGTCTGTTGTCAGAAAGTTTTAATAAATTTATTGAAAAACTACACCAAATGATAACAGATATAAAACAGGGTGTGGAAACCCTTTCATCATCATCAACAGAGATGGCTTCAATTGCTGATGACATGTCAAACAGTTCAGATCAAACATCACAGCGGGCAGATGCCGTTGCCGCCGCATCAGAGGAAATGAACTCAAACATGAGTTCTGTGGCAGCGGCAATGGAAGAATCCAGTATTAACCTGAATACTGTTGCCAGTGCTGCCGAAGAGATGAATTCAACCATAAACGAAATAGCCGGGAATGCAGAAAAAGCACGAAGCGTAACTTTGAATGCCGTGTCTAAGGCAGATGAATCCAGAACCATCATGGACGGATTAAGCGGATCTGCCAACGCCATCGGTAAGGTGGTAGAGACGATTACCGATATATCGGAACAGGTAAACCTTCTCTCTTTAAATGCAACCATTGAAGCTGCAAGAGCAGGAGAAGCCGGTAAGGGGTTTGCTGTTGTTGCAAACGAAATCAAAGATCTTGCTAAGCAAACATCCGAGGCATCTCTGGATATCAAAAACAGGATTGAGGATATTCAGCAAAGCTCAGCAAGCTCTCTAAACAGTATTGAAGAAATTTCCGAAGTAATTACAGATGTAAACGATATTGTTTCTACAATTGCCACGGCAGTTGAGGAACAATCCTCAGCAACAAGTGAAATCGCCCAGAATATTAACCAGGCATCCACCGGTATTGAAGAAGTCAACTCAAATGTTAACCAGAGTTCAGCTGTTTCAGCGGAAATTTCACAGGATATTACTGGTGTGAATGAGTCATCAAGAGAAATTGCAGAAAGGAGCAGTCAGGTCAAACTGAGTGCTGAAGACCTTTCGAAACTTGCTTCCAAACTTGATGAAATGGTTGGCCGGTTTAAAGTGTAA